A genomic window from Flavobacterium phycosphaerae includes:
- a CDS encoding DUF6252 family protein — translation MKTSKQFGLALLLSLTALVTSCSSSDSSGGGGFSGPATGTFVKAKVDGSAVLAEGQFANGGYNSGNLVLQGFSLEGKSVNIQIYALDGTLDVGTYDLSEANSEDVVVGGLSLIDVNTSTMSSTTYSSNFCSSSTGSVQITFVDDTKIEGTFSFNGKEVKENDDCSGGTKSVTEGSFRLEL, via the coding sequence ATGAAAACAAGTAAACAATTTGGATTAGCCCTTTTACTTTCTTTAACCGCTTTAGTGACATCATGCTCCAGCAGCGATAGTTCAGGAGGTGGGGGTTTTAGTGGTCCGGCTACAGGAACTTTTGTAAAAGCCAAAGTAGATGGGTCAGCCGTTTTAGCCGAAGGTCAATTTGCCAACGGAGGATACAATAGCGGTAATTTAGTTTTACAAGGGTTCTCCTTAGAAGGGAAATCGGTTAACATTCAAATTTATGCCCTTGACGGAACATTGGACGTGGGAACTTATGATTTGAGCGAAGCCAATTCAGAAGATGTTGTAGTAGGAGGCTTGTCGCTCATTGATGTTAATACCAGTACAATGTCCTCTACTACTTATAGTTCCAATTTTTGTTCCTCTTCAACCGGTTCGGTGCAAATTACTTTTGTAGATGATACCAAAATCGAAGGAACCTTTAGTTTTAACGGAAAAGAGGTTAAAGAAAATGACGACTGTTCCGGAGGCACCAAAAGTGTTACCGAAGGATCATTTCGCTTAGAATTATAA
- a CDS encoding tetratricopeptide repeat-containing sensor histidine kinase, protein MNRILLCGYFLFCCISFTKAQEIKKILIKAYTSQDSSDYYFKIAKKNIKSTADEAEYYFCKNARCGDYSQPDSAIYYGEKAIGMFQKTEGKDALLTLYNNMSKVYRKNGQYDKAISYSLDGLKLAEANKKDNWIAFFNTNLSLTYHDFESYKKGVYYGKKALNIWLANKKTSPQYISNTLNAIAINYDDWKKPDSALYYHKKVFKYIKGKDTLNISDTYNNIGNTLLKQKKYKEAQKWIATSLKICDVNFVNGNETKDFNYYYERATCYTNLATIAYQLDDFTKAEKLFKTAYEYAKKSNSAEKLRDYYFQKAEFEKKRNNLEKTVEEQENYIKLRDSVFDVEREQRFSELEAKYQNEKKEKLLLKSKTKILEKENEIRKKNIQFIILTGIILGILIVSYLVYYRQKLKNKQQQQEFELKSAITKIETQNKLQEQRLQISRDLHDNIGSQLTFIISSVDNIKYAFDLQNAKLDTKLSTISTFAKSTIIELRDTIWAMNKSEISFEDLQTRIHNFIDKAKEAKEEIQFRFEIDPDLKNITFTSLEGMNIYRTIQEGINNSIKYAEASQILIKIVPDAHAIKILVEDNGKGFNIENIELGNGIANMKKRIADVGGTFEIHAAMDAGTSIAITLPNRKG, encoded by the coding sequence ATGAACAGAATTTTACTTTGTGGCTATTTCTTGTTTTGTTGTATTTCATTTACCAAAGCACAAGAAATAAAAAAAATACTAATCAAGGCCTATACTTCACAGGATTCTTCTGATTACTATTTTAAAATAGCCAAAAAGAACATTAAATCCACCGCCGATGAAGCCGAATATTATTTCTGCAAAAATGCCCGTTGCGGAGATTACAGTCAGCCCGATAGTGCTATTTATTATGGAGAAAAAGCCATCGGAATGTTCCAAAAAACAGAAGGCAAAGATGCCTTACTGACGCTCTATAATAACATGTCCAAAGTGTATCGTAAAAATGGCCAATACGATAAAGCTATCAGCTATTCTCTTGATGGATTAAAATTAGCCGAAGCCAACAAAAAAGACAATTGGATTGCTTTCTTTAATACCAATTTATCACTCACCTATCACGATTTTGAGAGCTATAAGAAAGGCGTTTATTATGGTAAGAAGGCATTGAATATTTGGTTAGCAAATAAAAAAACCAGCCCTCAATATATCAGCAATACACTCAATGCCATAGCTATAAATTATGATGACTGGAAAAAACCGGACAGCGCTTTGTATTATCACAAAAAAGTTTTTAAATACATCAAAGGCAAAGATACACTCAATATTTCGGATACTTACAACAATATTGGGAACACTTTATTAAAACAAAAAAAATACAAAGAAGCTCAAAAATGGATTGCCACTTCGCTTAAAATATGTGATGTCAATTTTGTTAATGGTAACGAAACCAAAGATTTTAATTATTACTACGAAAGAGCTACGTGCTACACTAATTTGGCTACCATTGCTTACCAATTGGATGACTTTACCAAGGCAGAGAAACTATTTAAAACGGCTTATGAATATGCCAAAAAAAGCAACAGTGCCGAAAAATTACGAGATTATTATTTTCAGAAAGCCGAATTTGAAAAGAAACGCAATAATTTAGAAAAAACGGTTGAAGAACAGGAAAATTATATCAAGCTCAGAGACTCTGTTTTTGATGTAGAACGCGAACAACGCTTCTCCGAACTCGAAGCCAAATACCAAAACGAAAAGAAAGAAAAACTACTCCTGAAATCAAAAACAAAAATTCTGGAGAAGGAAAACGAAATCCGCAAGAAAAATATTCAGTTCATTATTCTGACCGGCATAATCTTGGGTATTCTGATTGTGTCCTATTTGGTTTATTACCGCCAAAAACTCAAAAACAAACAGCAGCAACAGGAATTTGAACTCAAATCGGCGATTACCAAAATCGAAACGCAAAATAAATTGCAGGAACAACGATTGCAAATTTCAAGAGATTTACACGATAATATCGGCTCGCAATTGACGTTCATTATATCCTCTGTTGATAACATCAAATATGCTTTTGATTTGCAAAATGCCAAGCTCGATACCAAATTGAGTACCATCAGTACCTTTGCCAAATCCACGATTATAGAGCTTCGAGACACTATTTGGGCAATGAACAAAAGCGAAATTTCGTTTGAAGATTTACAAACCCGAATTCATAATTTTATCGATAAAGCAAAAGAAGCCAAAGAAGAAATTCAGTTTCGTTTTGAAATTGATCCCGATTTGAAAAATATAACCTTCACTTCCCTGGAAGGCATGAATATTTACCGTACAATTCAGGAAGGAATCAACAACAGTATAAAATATGCCGAAGCTTCTCAAATCCTAATTAAAATTGTTCCGGATGCCCATGCGATTAAGATTCTCGTTGAAGATAACGGCAAAGGATTTAATATAGAAAACATTGAATTGGGTAACGGAATCGCCAATATGAAAAAAAGAATTGCTGATGTTGGCGGCACTTTCGAAATACATGCTGCAATGGATGCCGGTACCAGTATTGCCATTACATTACCTAATCGAAAGGGATAA